From Candidatus Kaelpia imicola, a single genomic window includes:
- a CDS encoding HU family DNA-binding protein, translated as MNKGDLVEAVSKVTCTKKAASQAVDVVLDSIVAALKRGDSISIAGFGTFKVSQRKARIGRNPRTGETIQIAARKAPVFKAGAGLKNALK; from the coding sequence ATTTGGTGGAAGCAGTATCCAAAGTAACTTGTACAAAAAAAGCAGCTTCTCAGGCTGTAGATGTTGTCTTGGATAGCATCGTTGCTGCTTTAAAGAGAGGTGACTCTATTTCAATCGCAGGTTTTGGAACTTTTAAGGTTTCTCAGAGAAAAGCGAGAATAGGTAGAAATCCTAGAACAGGCGAGACTATTCAGATAGCTGCAAGAAAAGCACCTGTATTTAAAGCAGGAGCTGGCTTGAAGAACGCTCTAAAATAG